AATTTAAATCACTTGAAATTTCTTGATATTTCAATTCAATAAATTCGATTGTTGGAAGATGAGTTTGCAAGCTTTGTTTCATTGCAGAAATTAAAACATTTTTCCATCTTTCAATTTTTATTCCACGTGTTTGACTTTTCTCAGCAGAAAATATTTTAAAATTTTTAATTCCTAATTCCACACATTTTTCGAGTGAAAATTCAAATCTATCGGAAAATTTTAATATCGGAATATAAAATGTAAAATTCGAAAAAAATTTTGTTATTGTATTTCTATTTAAAACTGTAAGATGAATTTCATTTTTTTTTATAACATCAATTTGCGATTTGAATAAATTTCCAATTCCATCAGTTACTAAAATTTCATCACCAATTTTATATCTCATTACTGATGCAATATGTTTAGCTTCTTCTTCTAAAATTAGAATTCTATCTTCAATAATATTTTGCGGATCCGTGTAATAAAATTCCGTGTTTGAAAAATTCATTTAAATTTATCCTTTCTTAAAACCAAAGATAAATCCAACCAATGCGGCAATTGCAAATGGAGCATTTCTAAGAAAT
The nucleotide sequence above comes from Ignavibacteriota bacterium. Encoded proteins:
- a CDS encoding 16S rRNA (uracil(1498)-N(3))-methyltransferase; the protein is MNFSNTEFYYTDPQNIIEDRILILEEEAKHIASVMRYKIGDEILVTDGIGNLFKSQIDVIKKNEIHLTVLNRNTITKFFSNFTFYIPILKFSDRFEFSLEKCVELGIKNFKIFSAEKSQTRGIKIERWKNVLISAMKQSLQTHLPTIEFIELKYQEISSDLNLVFEQNAEIDFVYFLSNSENSQNLKRKLNLFFGPEAGLTKADIDKIPNPVFVNMNKNRLRSETAVISAASILTNILNK